A stretch of Cryptococcus neoformans var. neoformans JEC21 chromosome 10 sequence DNA encodes these proteins:
- a CDS encoding L-aminoadipate-semialdehyde dehydrogenase, putative, producing MPVPTFVAQSVTELISIRAETQANDAAIHTGASEYGEKLMTLTYSDFSKAVDRLAAHYAALNIQPQCGPSEVPPERIVAVLTSTAIDETLLEIALAKLGLASLLLSVNNSTAAVAHLCKVTKSASLIYGPKFEETAKDAQKLLAQEGIEIRTIPETRYPLWGPEGARESKIAPYPPRLTPQQESKRTCVVLHSSGSTGFPKPVFITHYGLIANAAQSLPKTGFSALPLFHGFGHYSVFRCMYHGKTFTLMPPNLPLTSANICRIIRSSPTPPVQHFAVPYVLKLLGETDEGVQTLANFEAVSFAGAAVPDDLGDRLVKAGVNLISFYGTTETGALMTSRREFDSDKGWNWLRAEGPIADYLELIPQGSDTFEAVVKDGWPAKIMSNREDGAYCTKDLVLRHPQNKTWFKYIGRLDDTLTQTLGEKTNPVPIELAIRGNSPLVQECIVFGDGRPQTGALILPSEQGAELSKDKKKYIEAVWPVIADANSNAPSHSRILPEMVDILPYGTEIPVATKMSILRPACYKKFSSIIDAIYERFERGTGEPKRDISSKPEMESFLTGTILKALGDKAGPDLSPSTDLFSYGVDSLQATRVRNVISKSLELGDAKIGQNIVYEYPSISQLADYLLEIKTGKAGQNGPEKDYKTMWEMVERYTSQLIKEDSSAVAADVTSNGHSSHVIVLTGATGSLGAHILDQLVRRPDVSRVICLSRAKSHQDSLLRVQESLSQRLRMLTPEGESKIVSYAADVNRPDLGLSAEEYEGLRQESTAVIHNAWPVNFVLSIDSYNEHIGGATNLLNLTLKSPKAVKPGFFFSSSVGTRQGLTEPVVEEDFPESPETANALGYGRSKWVVEKIMEKAGKETKARCGVLRIGQLVGDTENGVWNETEAWPLMFKSIDVIQSLPMLDEKPSWLPVNHAAATISEIVTSTSTSFTPSSAAVYHVLNPYFASWSDILSGLSAGGLKFDTVSRAEWLDRLAKSNPDVAVNPTYKLLGFYQNRIGKKDEKPTVEFKVDRTEKESETMRDEVKKVGPELVALWAKRWRQSGFLH from the exons ATGCCAGTCCCAACTTTTGTCGCTCAATCCGTTACCGAGCTCATATCTATTAGAGCTG AGACCCAAGCCAATGATGCAGCCATCCATACTGGCGCTTCAGAATATGGGGAAAAACTTATGACACTCAC ATATTCTGATTTTTCCAAGGCGGTGGATCGGTTAGCGGCTCATTACGCTGCACTTAACATTCAGCCTCAATGTGGACCAAGCGAGGTTCCGCCAGAACGTATCGTTGCTGTCCTCACCTCCACGGCAATTGATGAGACTCTGTTGGAAATCGCGCTCGCAAAACTCGGCTTGGCCTCCTTATTACTCTCTGTAAACAACTCAACTGCCGCAGTCGCTCATTTATGCAAGGTGACCAAAAGCGCTTCCCTCATCTACGGTCCCAAGTTTGAGGAGACAGCCAAGGATGCCCAGAAGCTTTTGGCTCAAGAAGGAATTGAGATCAGA ACCATTCCCGAAACACGATATCCTCTCTGGGGCCCTGAGGGAGCTCGAGAGTCCAAAATCGCCCCTTATCCACCTAGGCTTACTCCTCAGCAAGAGAGTAAGCGTACTTGTGTTGTCCTCCACTCTTCCGGCTCTACAGGTTTCCCTAAACCAGTATTTATCACTCACTACGGCCTCATTGCCAATGCGGCTCAGTCATTACCGAAGACAGGCTTTTCCGCTTTGCCTTTATTCCATGGATTCGGGCATTACTCTGT TTTTCGATGTATGTACCACGGCAAGACATTTACCCTTATGCCCCCTAACCTCCCCCTCACTTCTGCCAATATCTGCCGTATCATTCGAAGctctccaactcctccCGTCCAGCACTTCGCTGTGCCATATGTCCTGAAGCTTTTGGGTGAGACTGATGAAGGAGTTCAAACTCTCGCCAATTTCGAGGCGGTGTCCTTTGCGGGTGCCGCTGTTCCCGATGATCTTGGAGATAGGTTGGTGAAGGCTGGAGTCAATTTGATTTCTTTCTATGGTACCACTG AAACGGGTGCTCTCATGACCTCTCGTCGCGAATTTGACTCGGACAAGGGATGGAATTGGCTTCGAGCCGAAGGCCCCATTGCCGACTACCTCGAGCTTATCCCTCAAGGCTCAGATACTTTTGAGGCAGTTGTGAAGGATGGATGGCCTGCAAAGATTATGAGTAACAGGGAAGATGGTGCCTATTGTACCAAGGATCTGGTTTTGAGGCACCCTCAAAACAAGACGTGGTTCAAGTATATCGGAAGATTGGACGATACCCTTACTCAAACTTTGGGTGAAAAGACCAACCCTGTTCCTATTGAGCTTGCCATT CGAGGAAATTCTCCCCTCGTACAAGAATGCATCGtctttggagatggtcgtcCCCAGACTGGAGCCCTCATTTTGCCTTCTGAGCAAGGTGCCGAACTCagcaaagacaagaagaagtacaTTGAGGCTGTTTGGCCCGTCATCGCCGATGCCAACTCTAATGCTCCTAGCCACTCTCGTATCCTCCCAGAGATGGTTGATATCTTGCCGTACGGTACTGAGATCCCTGTT GCTACCAAGATGTCTATTCTCAGGCCAGCGTGTTACAAGAAGTTCAGCTCTATCATCGATGCCATTTACGAGCGTTTTGAACGAGGTACTGGCGAGCCCAAGCGAGACATCTCTTCGAAGCCCGAGATGGAATCCTTCCTTACCGGCACTATCCTTAAAGCTTTGGGCGACAAAGCCGGTCCTGATCTTTCCCCCTCTACCGACCTTTTCTCATACGGCGTCGATTCCCTCCAAGCTACCCGCGTTCGTAATGTAATCAGCAAGTCTCTCGAGCTCGGTGATGCCAAGATTGGGCAGAACATTGTTTATGAATACCCCTCTATCTCCCAACTGGCCGACTATTTGCTTGAGATCAAGACTGGCAAAGCCGGGCAGAATGGACCTGAGAAGGATTACAAGACCATGTGGGAGATGGTTGAGCGTTACACTTCCCAACTCATAAAGGAAGATTCCTCAGCTGTTGCCGCCGACGTTACTTCCAACGGCCACTCCAGCCATGTCATCGTCCTCACCGGTGCCACCGGCTCCCTCGGGGCTCATATTCTCGATCAGCTTGTCCGTCGACCAGACGTTAGCAGAGTCATTTGTTTGTCTCGTGCCAAGTCTCACCAAGACTCCCTTCTTCGTGTACAAGaatctctctcccaacGACTACGCATGTTGACCCCGGAAGGTGAATCGAAGATTGTCTCTTATGCTGCGGACGTCAACCGACCTGACCTCGGTCTCTCTGCTGAGGAGTACGAAGGTCTTCGCCAAGAATCTACTGCTGTCATTCACAACGCTTGGCCTGTTAACTTCGTACTCTCTATTGACTCTTACAACGAACACATAGGAGGTGCCACcaaccttctcaacctGACCCTCAAGTCTCCCAAGGCTGTCAAGCCCGggttcttcttttcttcttctgtcggTACAAGACAGGGTTTGACAGAGCCTGTGGTAGAGGAAGATTTCCCCGAAAGTCCTGAGACTGCGAACGCATTAGGGTATGGGAGAAGTAAATGGGTAGTGGAAAAGATCATGGAGAAGGCCGGCAAAGAGACAAAAGCGAGGTGCGGTGTTCTGAGGATCGGTCAGCTAGTTGGTGATACCGAGAA TGGCGTATGGAATGAAACAGAAGCATGGCCTTTAATGTTCAAGTCAATTGACGTCATCCAATCTCTCCCCATGCTTGACGAG AAACCGTCCTGGCTCCCAGTCAACCacgcagcagcaacaattTCCGAGATCGTCACTTCCACTTCTACCTCCTTTACCCCATCTTCTGCTGCGGTTTACCACGTCCTCAACCCGTACTTTGCTTCATGGTCCGACATTCTCTCTGGCTTGTCGGCTGGTGGCCTCAAGTTCGACACTGTTTCGCGTGCTGAATGGCTCGACCGTCTCGCGAAATCCAACCCCGATGTGGCGGTAAACCCGACGTACAAGCTGCTTGGATTCTATCAGAATAGGATCGGGAAAAAGGACGAGAAACCAACAGTTGAGTTCAAGGTAGATAGAACGGAGAAGGAGTCTGAGACAATGAGAGATGAGGTAAAGAAGGTTGGACCGGAGTTGGTGGCTCTTTGGGCGAAGCGATGGAGGCAGTCTGGTTTTTTGCATTAG
- a CDS encoding expressed protein, with protein MMSQIEMSPPADEQQLLGHTSSKRGKTGCITCRLRKKRCDETKPLCATCNRLGIECMGYGIKRPDWLRQKENARKAKQEIKATVMSKRFKRAKTAESTVVDDKNSSYDQRVGSHDSERSGSLSTKETVLEDVPLPFEMGRKDRRKQPVNPRKGPEAPEDSDGREGQVHSMGEDNFSQWAAANQELSEYYTGESHTFQSSASVLDTLDPAVLMTNDSNENILQPFSDPSGPSLPLVFTSTAIPANEGMDELWSTIFGSVDPAFWGTNSPQTTAVPKSPESLSSYLMIPTPTAGLSPGNSDRMRYLHHYLNVVLPLQYRMLNISISMSDFVAPLALSFSEVFDSVSSLAALHMVSQRTKKRVDITTADYTARLSVIHDALERDPSGSATIEEFSDDDAKIAVSAHQKAVERLRFLSPQDLTAEDVIVSALFAISYHLFSGGTSKQLKEMILINQRCLSAALSSSPEFSEGHQSRVPFPADSPWSRYRPLIEHMIWIDVIASVSNGKGSRLLPTYRRILKHLPTDSNMGMNRPFLQMDKIMGCDSTTLLAIAEIVALSEWKEKAQHAGCLSYIELINRSSAIQKLLDERAWRECHLDQPSLSSSEREDTNDSMRRIMTDIFFGSARVLLACVINGPFPRVPEIAQGVQDTLEALNRLDIEHPDADIHRALVLPITIAGCHCHTPQQQAFFKSCFERLSVEARAFGNTGPALELMEEVWKRRATKESDEAVCWRETMTSLGWENGILLI; from the exons ATGATGAGT CAAATCGAAATGTCCCCCCCTGCCGATGAGCAACAGCTTCTGGGACATACTTCCAGCAAAAGAGGCAAAACGGGGTGTATCACGTGTCGCCTACGAAAGAAA AGATGTGACGAGACCAAGCCCTTGTGTGCCACTTGCAACAGACTAGGGATTGAATGTATGGGATACGGCATCAAACGTCCCGACTGGCTCAGGCAGAAGGAGAACGCTCGTAAAGCTAAGCAAGAAAT CAAAGCGACCGTCATGTCAAAACGTTTCAAGCGAGCCAAGACGGCGGAATCGACGGTTGTCGATGACAAGAATAGCTCATACGACCAAAGAGTGGGGTCACATGACAGCGAAAGATCTGGATCTCTGAGCACCAAGGAGACGGTTCTGGAAGACGTTCCGCTTCCTTTTGAGATGGGTAGAAAAGACAGACGAAAGCAACCGGTCAATCCACGCAAGGGACCAGAGGCGCCTGAAGACAGTGATGGGCGAGAAGGTCAAGTGCACTCCATGGGTGAAGACAACTTCTCTCAGTGGGCGGCTGCAAACCAAGAGCTCTCAGAATACTATACTGGGGAATCACATACCTTCCAATCCTCGGCCAGCGTACTTGATACTCTGGATCCAGCCGTGTTGATGACCAATGACTCCAACGAAAACATTCTTCAGCCCTTCTCTGATCCTTCAGGACCGTCCTTACCGCTCGTTTTTACGAGCACTGCAATACCTGCCAACGAGGGTATGGATGAGCTCTGGTCGACTATCTTCGGGTCGGTTGATCCGGCCTTCTGGGGTACAAACTCGCCTCAAACTACCGCCGTTCCCAAGAGCCCTGAAAGTCTATCGTCCTACCTTATGATCCCCACTCCAACCGCTGGCCTTTCGCCTGGTAATTCTGACAGGATGAGATACCTTCATCACTATCTCAACGtcgtccttcctcttcaatatCGCATGCTTaacatctccatctccatgaGCGACTTTGTAGCACCTCTAGCTCTCTCATTCTCGGAAGTTTTCGACAGTGTTTCATCATTAGCGGCGCTTCACATGGTCTCTCAACGGACCAAGAAACGTGTGGATATAACCACTGCGGATTACACTGCGAGACTATCTGTGATTCACGATGCATTAGAACGCGATCCTAGTGGTAGCGCTACTATAGAGGAATTCAGCGATGACGACGCTAAAATAGCTGTGTCGGCGCACCAAAAGGCCGTTGAACGCCTGCGTTTCCTCTCGCCTCAGGATCTCACTGCTGAGGATGTCATTGTTTCAGCTTTATTCGCCATCTCCTATCATCTTTTCTCTGGCGGCACATCGAAGCAattgaaggagatgatttTGATCAATCAAAGATGTTTGTCAGCTGCCTTGTCGTCTTCACCCGAATTTTCTGAAGGTCATCAGTCACG TGTACCTTTTCCGGCAGACAGTCCGTGGTCTCGATATCGTCCCTTGATCGAACACATGATCTGGATTGACGTTATTGCATCCGTTTCTAATGGAAAGGGGTCTAGATTACTACCGACCTATCGCCGGATACTGAAGCATCTGCCAACCGACTCAAATATGGGGATGAACAGACCTTTCCTGCAGATGGACAAAATTATGGGTTGTGATAGTACTACA TTACTTGCCATTGCCGAAATCGTCGCTTTATCcgaatggaaagagaaggctCAACATGCTGGATGCTTATCGTACATAGAGCTGATAAATCGCTCATCAGCAATCCAGAAACTATTGGATGAAAGAGCATGGAGAGAGTGTCATTTGGATCAACCTTCGCTTTCCTCCAGTGAGCGAGAGGATACAAACGATAGCATGCGTCGGATCATGACCGATATATTCTTCGGGTCAGCGAGAGTGTTGTTAGCCTGCGTCATCAATGGTCCATTCCCTAGAG TCCCAGAAATTGCTCAAGGAGTTCAAGATACCCTTGAGGCTCTTAACCGACTTGACATTGAACATCCAGACGCAGACATTCACCGAGCTCTAGTACTCCCAATTACCATCGCCGGCTGCCACTGTCACACCCCACAGCAACAAGCATTCTTCAAGTCGTGCTTTGAGCGGTTAAGCGTAGAGGCTAGGGCGTTTGGTAACACAGGTCCTGCGCTCGAGCTTATGGAGGAAGtgtggaagaggcgagCGACTAAGGAATCTGATGAAGCGGTTTGTTGGAGGGAGACTATGACAAGTTTAGGTTGGGAGAATGGTATCCTGTTGATCTAA